The following are encoded in a window of Pelecanus crispus isolate bPelCri1 chromosome 6, bPelCri1.pri, whole genome shotgun sequence genomic DNA:
- the LOC104028105 gene encoding carbohydrate sulfotransferase 9-like, whose translation MNQKVLIFLLPNLFFGIFLLGFFYKRQKNLTGTFPDASEDWLAIQNDRKSTLASVCQKQNLVKLSSKLNSHVASQLFVEHKHRFIYCEVPKVGCSNWKRTIFILQADMKAEASEIEHDHIHQTSVIKKVVAYPPAIQKDFLNNYTKVMFTRHPLERLVSAYRDKLLHSEPLYSITIANEIRAMFRKNKNSSEKVSFQEFVSFITANPPNSLDNHWKPMFLLCDPCNIPYDILGKYETLGLDSEHVLKVIGAPESLHYPSLKRYGSEKRTNGDITLEYLRQLTSEQIEKIKKLYQMDFFLFNYTMKYEDYFSLND comes from the exons ATGAACCAGAAGGTGttaattttccttctcccaAACTTGTTTTTTGGGatatttcttttggggtttttctataagagacaaaaaaacctaacag GTACTTTTCCTGATGCCAGTGAAGATTGGCTGGCAATTCAAAATGATCGCAAAAGCACACTGGCTTCAGTCTGCCAGAAGCAAAATCTTGTTAAATTAAGCAGCAAATTGAATTCTCATGTTGCAAGCCAGCTCTTTGTGGAGCACAAACATAGATTTATCTACTGTGAGGTGCCCAAGGTAGGCTGCTCCAACTGGAAGAGAACTATTTTTATTCTCCAAGCAGACATGAAGGCAGAGGCTTCTGAAATTGAGCATGACCACATCCATCAAACCTCGGTGATCAAAAAGGTGGTGGCTTACCCTCCTGCCATACAAAAGGACTTTCTGAACAATTACACCAAAGTGATGTTCACCAGGCATCCCTTGGAACGGCTGGTTTCAGCTTACAGAGACAAACTTCTGCACTCTGAGCCATTGTACAGTATCACTATTGCTAATGAGATTAGGGCAAtgttcaggaaaaacaaaaattcttctgaaaaagtGAGTTTCCAGGAGTTTGTCAGCTTCATTACAGCGAACCCACCAAATAGTCTTGACAATCACTGGAAACCAATGTTTCTGCTCTGTGATCCTTGCAACATTCCCTATGATATTCTGGGTAAGTATGAAACTCTTGGGTTAGATTCTGAGCATGTTCTGAAGGTCATTGGAGCACCAGAGAGCCTGCACTACCCCAGCTTGAAGAGGTATGGCTCAGAGAAACGAACTAATGGTGATATCACCTTGGAGTATCTCAGACAACTAACCTCAGAACaaattgagaaaataaaaaaattgtatcaaatggattttttcttATTCAACTATACTATGAAATATGAGGATTATTTTTCCCTGAATGACTAA